The following is a genomic window from Vicinamibacteria bacterium.
GGGACGGGCACGCCGCCAATGTAGCGGATCATGGATTCGTAGATGGGGAAGCCGGGGTTGGGGTAGAGGACCTCGTCTCCGGGGTCGACCAGGGCCAGGATCACGAAGAACATGATCGGCTTCGCTCCTGGCGTGACGACCACCATTTCCGGCGTGGCCTTCACCCCCCGGCGCCGGGTCGAGTCCTCCGCAACCGCCTCCCGCAACTCGGGTATCCCGGCGGAAGGACCGTAGTGAGTGGCCCCACCCTTCAGGGCCTCTATCGCGGCCGCGGTGATGTGGGGCGGGGTGTCGAAGTCGGGCTCGCCGATCTCCAGATGCACGATCTGGCGCCCCTGAGCCTCCAGGGCGCGCGCCCGCACGAGCACCTCGAACGCGGTCTCCGTGCCGAGCCGCGCCATCCGCTCCGACAGTCTCATGGTGGATCCCCCCGGGAGCGCCCTACTCTACCCCAAGCCGCGAGGGCCGCGGAAGACGCCCACCGCTCAGGGAGAGGCGGGTACGCCGTAGACGGCGCGGATGCGGGCGGCGGCCGCCTCCACCTCCGCCGCGTCGAGCACGATCCGGCCCGGCCCCTGGCCGGGCCGGAACTCCACGACCTGGAAGCCGCCGCGGGGCGAGGCGAAGGCGCGGCGCAGATCCTGGAGGTCCCCCACCTTCGAGCCGTTCACCCCGCTCACGATGAGGTCCCGGAGATCCTGATACCCGAGGTTGGCGGCATCGGGCAGGACGCTGGTGAGGAGAACGATGCGGGGACGCTCCGGGGAAGGCTCGGCACCGTCGCGGTCGTAGGCGATGAGCAGGTGGGGAGGCGCCCGCCGCGGCCAGTCGCCCCACGTTGCCAGATAGGGTGCGCTCAGGTCCTGGAAGACGAGGCCCCCGTAGACCGCGTATTCCGGCCCGCGCCCGAAGATGTAGGGCGGCACGCGGTCCTCCTCCGGCCGCATGGCCCGCAACTCTATCGTCACCGTGCGGCGCTCGCCGTTCCGGAGGATGCGGAGGGGCAGTGCATCTCCGGGGTGGTGGCCCTCGGTGAAGAGGAGGGGGAACGACATCTTTCCGTAAAGGGGGTGTTCGAACTGGCCGGTCTCGTCGAGGACGATTCCGTCCACGGCCAGAACGACATCCCCCTCTTGGAGCACGCCGGACCCGCTGCCATGGGGCAGGATCCGGGTGAGCCTTATTCCCCCCTCTCCCGGGGCGAGGCCCAAAGAGGCGCGGAGGGCGGGGTTGCCGAGGTCTTGCCAGGCCACCCCCGCGCGGGGGAAGCCCCGGTACGATCCTTCGGTGGCGTCGACCAGGAACTGGCGGAGCACCGGCGACGCGATCCCGCTGAGGGTGTCTCCCGACTTTCCGGTGGTCAGAGCCACGACCTTCCCGTCCGCCACCACCACCTCGGAGTCCCCCGCCCCCTCCAGGCTGCTCGAGAGATCCAGGGTGAGGAGGCTGACCCGCGAGAAGGCGTGTCGCCCCACCCGCACCTGCCGAACGGTGGCGGGGGAGGACTCGATCTGCCCCACCCGAGGCCAACGATGCACGGTCACCTCGCCGGCCAGGGGGACGCGCTCCGCGAGGGGCAGGGGGGACAGTCCCTTCCAGAAGGTGGGGTCGTCCACCTCCAGAAGGGCGAGCGGGCCCTCGTGATCGACCCGGGCCAAGCGCGCGGGCGTGCGCGTCTCCAGGCCCAGCTTCTGCACTTCGATCAGGATGTGATTGCCCACGGCCGAGCTGGCGATCAGGATGCGGGGGCCGGGGACCACCAGCCCGGTAAGGCTGCGGGTCCAAGGGCTCTGCTTGGCCCAGGGCGTCTTCCAGTTCCACTCCTGGCCCGTGACCCGCACCGCCACCACCGCCGCCCGCAGTCGATCAGCGGGGCTCGGCCCCGCGGGCACCGCGACCGCCGTCCCCGGCCGGGAGCGGGCCGCGCAGGCGGCCAGCACCACGGCGGCCAGGAGCGGCCCCCCCCTAGAGGTTCTTATCCCGTGGGATCGCATACTGGCGCAGTATCTCGGAGTGGGCGGCATCGGCTTTCTCGCGGTCGAGGGCCTCAATGCCGGCCAACCCCTCGAACTCCAGGTGGTGGAAGCGCTCGTGGTTTCCGGCCAGGGCGACGACCACGTCGCCCAGCCCCTTCAGGGTCATGCTGTTGATGCGCGCCACCGCCACCGGGCCCGCGAAGCTCATCTGCGAATTCACGGGATGGCGCAGGATCCGGGTCAGCACCACCACCTCCCGCTCCGCGGTCTCCGGTTGCTCGGCCTCCCGGAACAGAAGGTGCCAGACCAGGTTGCGGTCGGCGGTCTGGGGCCAGCCCCTCCCGTAGGTCTTGAGCATTTCCACGTCCAGGGGCATGAAGACGAGCCCCGCGTAGACCACGTAGCGGGGAGCGACGCCGTAGCGGTTGCGCCGGCTCTCCAGGCGGGCAATGTGGCGGGACGACGCGTGCAGCTCTTGCTCCTGCCCGTCCCGCCAGACCCTGATGGTCACCGGCTCCCCCGCCTGTTTCATGTCCAGCAGGTGCTCGAAGGTCACGCGGGCGTCGCCGATCCGGATGCTGCCGTCATCCGCCACCGGGCTCCCCTCCACGGCCAGGATCACGTCCCCGGGCTTGACCACCCCGTACGCGGTCCCTCCCTGCGAGACCTCGTCCACCACCACCCCGCTCTTGCCCGCGGGCAGGCCGCGCTCGCGGCGGTAGGCGGGGGAGACCAGGGGCGTGGTCTGCAGGCCCGAATCCGGGAAGCCGTCGTAGTGCCCGTCCTCGAGATCCTTCAGGAAGTGCTTGACCACCGGAATCGGGATGAAGAAGCCCATGTTCTCGAAGCCGGGGAAGCCCTGAAAAGCGACCCCCACCACCCGGCCGTCTTGCACCACCGGACCCCCGCTGTTGCCGGGGTTGATGGCGGCGTCCGTCTG
Proteins encoded in this region:
- a CDS encoding trypsin-like peptidase domain-containing protein, with the protein product MRPPTWAGYAAVVILAGLLLAAAAIPEPSVSNSVVLLQEYRSRYDWSLPWRMEPVETALGSGFLIEGGRIVTNAHVVSDARQILVRRPEQADPYVATVEAVGNDCDLAVLRVGDPAFTAGMRPLALGDVPRSGSRVLTYGFPLGGHDVSSTAGIVSRVESRGYVHSGIDAHLVVQTDAAINPGNSGGPVVQDGRVVGVAFQGFPGFENMGFFIPIPVVKHFLKDLEDGHYDGFPDSGLQTTPLVSPAYRRERGLPAGKSGVVVDEVSQGGTAYGVVKPGDVILAVEGSPVADDGSIRIGDARVTFEHLLDMKQAGEPVTIRVWRDGQEQELHASSRHIARLESRRNRYGVAPRYVVYAGLVFMPLDVEMLKTYGRGWPQTADRNLVWHLLFREAEQPETAEREVVVLTRILRHPVNSQMSFAGPVAVARINSMTLKGLGDVVVALAGNHERFHHLEFEGLAGIEALDREKADAAHSEILRQYAIPRDKNL